The Oreochromis niloticus isolate F11D_XX linkage group LG13, O_niloticus_UMD_NMBU, whole genome shotgun sequence genome has a window encoding:
- the LOC106097520 gene encoding heme-binding protein 2-like, whose amino-acid sequence MAQVVFALLALFLVSLCTGQDFCPKEKCPQYKVVETHQDFEVRLYGATNWITTKLDSTGARDYLAANSRLKNYVKRQAEAGFEISDDCWPVLVTVTEGEGDPKMSVSWFVPSGGKKAEISDPLVKLESKPEATIYVRVFGGAPSTATGQENTKILREALASTGKTFDPNTHAAATYESYFSFTHHNEIWISAASQQQN is encoded by the exons ATGGCACAGGTGGTGTTTGCACTCTTAGCTTTGTTCCTGGTGTCACTCTGTACCGGACAGGACTTTTGCCCAAAGGAAAAATGTCCTCAGTACAAAGTTGTTGAGACGCACCAG GACTTTGAGGTGCGCTTATACGGTGCCACCAACTGGATTACCACAAAGCTCGACAGCACTGGGGCCAGGGATTATTTAGCTGCAAATTCACGCCTGAAGAACTACGTCAAGAGACAGGCTGAAGCAG GTTTTGAGATTTCTGATGATTGCTGGCCTGTACTGGTCACTGTTACAGAAGGTGAAGGGGATCCTAAAATGTCGGTGTCGTGGTTTGTTCCTTCTGGTGGCAAAAAGGCTGAAATCTCTGATCCATTAGTCAAATTAGAAAGTAAACCTGAAGCCACCATCTATGTAAG gGTTTTCGGTGGTGCTCCAAGCACTGCAACTGGCCAGGAAAACACAAAGATTCTTCGTGAGGCCTTGGCTAGTACTGGGAAAACCTTTGATCCCAACACTCATGCTGCAGCTACCTATgaatcatatttttcttttactcaCCACAATGAAATCTGGATCAGTGCTGCCTCACAACAACAGAACTAA
- the ccdc85a gene encoding coiled-coil domain-containing protein 85A translates to MEKSAQQQPKSAERPAEDISKIPDEELLKWGKEELVRRLRRAEAEKRGAIVEHGNLMREVNRRLQQHLNEIRSLKDVNQKLQEDNQELRDLCCFLDDDRQKGKRVSREWQRLGRYSAGLMRKEVAIYLQKLKELEQRQMEVIRENLELKEVCLMLEEERATVVAGSTVGTAGGQGGPGCRSSIDSQSSLSQLGSGMPTPGLLRDVGDGSSTSSTGSTDSPDNPHHKPSPLGSNSSPGSGSRCSSSGQKRDVCEFSGRRRSSTTEYHTFPQSCRPRGGSLTNLEPHSFRGHSPEKHSKSPSRLPCDSHSKPCSSDLLAQKQLLMSGQACPGSGKGSAKSSPDLSQRHRQVNSAGAGSPEAKQVAMGTPEHLRKGHVIVGSPESIRHHYHYHQSPGVEHSKGKYSSGSPGRDGGHRRPAGEEMTPHHQSLYNALISAGCCTNSCRSVKLWDSFDAS, encoded by the exons ATGGAGAAAAGCGCACAGCAGCAGCCCAAAAGCGCAGAGAGACCAGCAGAGGACATCTCCAAAATACCCGACGAAGAGCTGCTGAAGTGGGGTAAAGAGGAGCTGGTGAGGCGGCTGCGGAGGgcagaagcagaaaaaaggGGCGCCATCGTGGAGCACGGCAATCTGATGCGGGAGGTGAACCGGAGACTCCAACAACACCTGAACGAGATACGGAGTTTGAAG GACGTGAACCAGAAACTGCAGGAGGACAACCAGGAGCTGCGGGACCTGTGCTGCTTCCTGGATGACGACCGGCAGAAAGGGAAGCGGGTGTCGCGGGAATGGCAGCGATTGGGCCGCTACAGCGCTGGCCTGATGAGGAAGGAAGTTGCTATCTATTTGCAGAAGCTTAAGGAGCTGGAGCAGCGACAGATGGAGGTGATCCGGGAGAACCTGGAGCTCAAGGAGGTGTGCCTCATGTTAGAAGAGGAAAGGGCCACAGTTGTGGCTGGAAGCACAGTGGGAACTGCTGGTGGTCAGGGAGGCCCTGGCTGCAGGAGCTCCATTGACAGTCAAAGCAGTCTGTCTCAGCTGGGCAGTGGCATGCCTACACCAGGCCTGTTGCGGGATGTTGGTGATGGAAGCAGCACCTCCAGCACGGGGAGCACAGACAGCCCAGATAACCCTCACCATAAACCCTCCCCTCTTGGCTCCAATTCAAGCCCTGGATCTGGCTCAAGATGCAGCTCTTCAGGACAAAAGAGAGATGTTTGTGAATTCAGTGGGAGGAGGCGTAGCTCCACCACGGAGTACCACACCTTTCCCCAGTCCTGCCGGCCCCGTGGAGGGTCCCTCACCAACCTAGAGCCTCACAGCTTTCGAGGACACAGCCCAGAGAAACACAGCAAGTCTCCTAGCAGGCTACCTTGTGACTCCCACTCCAAACCCTGCAGCTCTGACCTACTAGCCCAGAAACAGCTACTGATGTCAGGACAGGCATGTCCAGGCAGTGGCAAGGGCTCAGCTAAGTCCAGCCCAGATCTGAGTCAGCGACACCGACAGGTAAACTCAGCAGGGGCTGGGAGTCCTGAAGCCAAGCAGGTAGCAATGGGCACACCTGAGCACCTGAGAAAAGGGCACGTCATTGTGGGAAGTCCAGAGTCTATACGGCACCACTATCACTATCATCAGAGCCCAGGGGTGGAGCACAGCAAGGGGAAGTATAGTAGTGGCTCCCCTGGCAGGGATGGGGGTCACAGGAGACCAGCGGGTGAAGAGATGACCCCCCACCACCAGAGTCTGTACAACG